The nucleotide window CTTGCCTACACTCGACCCCGCGAATGCGCCGATGCTGCCGACGACGGCGAATATCAGCGCATTGCGCCAGCGAACGGTGCCTTTACGCGCATAGTTGGTGAAATTCAGAAACGCGTTCGCCGCCACAGCAAGGGCACCGGTGCCAATGGCCAGATGAGGCGGAGACAAGCCGACCACATAAAGCAGCAGGGGCGTAGCAAGGATAGAGCCACCGCCGCCGGAGGCCCAATGAAAATCCAACGAGGCTACCGGAGCCAATCGCAAGACCGCCTGACCACATCGTCACTGTGCTGCTTGCCGGTTCTGACGCGCCTTGAACAGGTGGTCATGCGCGGCCACACCGGCGATCATTGCAATCGTGAAGACAATGGTCGCCGGGATGCCCAAGCTCAGCGATGCGATCGCAGGGCCGGGACATAGACCGGAAATTCCCCAGCCAATCCCAAACAATCCGGCACCAATGAGGAGAGGTGAATCGATTGAAGTCGTGGTCGGCAAATGAAACGCGACATCCAATGCAGGCGCCGTCATAGTTCGTGAAATGATATAGCCGATGGATGAAACGGCGACCGCACCGCCAAGCACAAAAGCAAGGCTGGGATCCCATGCGCCAAAGATATCGAGAAATCCGCGAACGCGCGCGGGGTCGAGCATACCGGATAATGCCAAGCCGAACCCGAAGATCACACCGGACGCCAAAGAAACCAAATTTCGCGCAAGAAGGTTCATGTGATTCCGAACTTTCTCATGACGAATACCGTCGCGATCCCGGTGCACAGAAACACGACGACTGCCGTGAAAGACCGCGGCGAAAGGCGTGCAAGGCCGCATACGCCGTGTCCGCTGGTGCAGCCCGATCCGAGGCGGGTTCCAAAGCCGACAAGCAAGCCGCCGACGACCATTAAACCCAATGTTGTTGTCACTTCGATCTGTGGCCAGACGCCGAACCACTGCCGGTAGACCAGCGGTCCAAACAGCAGGCCCGCCAGAAACAGGATGCGAGATATGCTTTCAGCACTGACATGCTGGATAGCACCGGAGACCATGCCGCTGACGCCGGCGATGCGACCGTTAAGAACCAAGAGGATCGCGGCGGATAAGCCGATCAGCTCTCCCCCGATCAACGACTGCAAATAAGTCTGCTGCATCTTAATTCCTAGTCATTTTCCGGAACGCCGTGCGACCTGCGCGAAAACGGCGGCCTGTACCGAAGCTTTCGTCCGGACGGGAATCTTGAAGGGCACTGACAAATGCGAGTCCTCGCAAAAAATCTGATGCAAAGCCGCAATCAAATGCCCAGCTTTGGCATCTGCGACGCTATAAATACGGACTTGGAGGACCCGCCGCGCCTGAACGACTCCCGCTTCTCTGAGGTCAGCAAGTTGTTGCGACAGAATCGGCTGTTTGATGCCTAGCTTGTCTTCGAGCTCCGAGACAGATTGTTCGCCCTCGACCAGCGCGCAGGCAATCATTAACCGATTGGGATTGCTCAGACTTCGCATCAAGTCCGCGGCCTGTCGGATATTGAGTTCAATCGAGTCAGGTTTGTTGGCCACCATTCTCATGATTCGCTCCACGTGGCTCCTTCGAGCGCGTCCAAGGGTGACCGGCCCCCACTGAGTGGTCCGATTGGAATGTTAGTTTAGAGATTGCATTTTGACTACCTCCTTTGGTGCTGGCCAAACGAGAGCCTCGGGTGCCGGTGGTCGATATCCCAGCGATGAGTGCGGACGCACCGTGTTGTAGTGGTGTCGCCAGTTTTCAATGACGATCTGCGCTTCCTTCAATGTGTAGAAGATCTCGCCGTTCAGCAGTTCGTCTCGCAGCTTACCGTTGAAGCTCTCGCAATAGCCGTTCTCCCAGGGGCTGCCCGGTTCGATATATGCAGTCTTTGCTCCGACAGCCGCGATCCAGTCCCGAAGTGCTTCGGCGACAAACTCAGGTCCGTTGTCCGATCTGATGTGTGTTGGAATGCCCCGCGAGACGAACAGCTCGCAAAGGGCCTCAATCACGTCAGTCGCTCTCAGCCTGCGTGCGACACGGATGGCCAGGCTCTCACGGCTGAACTCGTCGATGACGCACAGCATCCGGAACGCCTTGCCATCGTGGGTGCGGTCGGCGACGAAGTCATAAGACCAGACATGGTTGGGCCGCTCCGGCCGCAGACGGATGCACGATCCGTCATTTAGCCACAGACGCCCACGTTTAGGCTGTTTGGCAGGGACCTTCAGCCCCTCACGTCGCCAGATCCGCTCGACACGCTTCTTGTTCACCGTCCAGCCGGCCCTGCGAAGCAACGCCGTAATCCGGCGATATCCGTAGCGACCATATTGACGAGCAAGCTCGATGATGTCGGCAGTCAAAGTCGCCTCATCATCGGGTGTCGTTGGGATCTTGCGCTGCGTCGATCGATGTTGACCCAGAACCTGGCACGCCCGTCTCTCGGAGATGTCAAGCTCAGCTGTTACATGATCGACGCACGCTCGGCGTCGGGAGGGGCTTAGAAGTTTCCCTTTGCGGCCTCAGCCAGGATCAGCTTGTCCAGCGTCAGATCCGACACCGCTCGCCGGAGACGATTGTTCTCGGTCTCCAGTTCCTTCAGCCGCTTCACCTGATCGCCCTTCAGGCCGCCATACTCATTGCGCCATCGATAATAGGTGACTTCCGTCACGCCTATCGCTCGGACTGCGTCTGCCACCTGCCGACCCTGTGCCATCAGCACATCAACCTGTCGAAGCTTCGCAACGATCTCTTCAGCTGTATGCCTCTTCCTTGCCATCGATCCTATCCTCCACCGCAAAACCATACTTCAGGGAGGACCACTTCAAAGGGGGCAGATCACTATCAATTCCCGGATACGGGCCTCAAACCTTCCACGGCTCACTTCGCCGACCTTCAGCCCGTAGCCACGCAGAATGCCGCGGATGCTGAGTTCGACGTCGAGAAGCTTGCCCTGCAAAAGCTTGCGTCCAATAAGAATAGCCCGGGTATCCTTGCAAGGCACCGATTTCGCGTGAACCGGGCGGTACCACCCCATCCGCAGCAACTGGGCGATCCCGCGCGCATCTTTCCGGTCGGTCTTCACCGTCATGGCCGACAGCGCCGCCTTCACGTGCCGCGTCTCCAGCAACACGGCATCGCGTCCGACGGCGACAAGCCCCGCATGCAGCCATTGCGATAACGGCCCGGCTTCGAGCCCAATGCGGCTGACAGCCAATCCCAGCTCGTCAAAATAGCGGACAAGCGCCTCTGGCTCGCTGGCGATCTTGACCTCGCGGACGATCGTTCCGCTCGTATCCACAACGCACACGCTGCTCTCTTTCAGTGAGACATCGATTCCCACATAATGCTCCATGGCTGTTCCTCTCTTGATGCTTGGAGCCGATCGCTCGGACTCCGTTCCAACACCATCATTCTGAGGGACAGCCACCCATGCTGGCTAGGCTCGCGAAGGCCGGCCCATTACGGCATCTAACACCGTTGTTTTTAATACTGAGGATAGGATTGGCGGGCAACGCAATCAGCATATTCAGTGAGAGATTAATATTGGGATGGTCACCGACTTGAGCAGAGATCGCGTCACGCCCCCGAAGACAATCTCGCGCGATCGCGCGTGGCTGTATGCGCCAAGCACAATGAGGTCCATATTATTGCGATCGGCATAATTCGAGATAACATCAGCAATGGACGATCCGTTAGAATCAATCTGCTCGACCGTAACATTGGCTCCATGTCTGCTAAGATAGACCGCAACATCTGCACCAGGCTCTTCACCGTGCAACGGATTTTTCGCTGAATCGACCACAACGACGGAGATTAATTGGGCTGCCGTCAGCAGCGGCAACGAATCCGAAATCGCGCGCCGGGCTTGACGGCTGGCGTTCCAAGCCAGAAGCACGCGCTCTGCGATGGTCCCGGCCTTCCATCCATCAGGCAGGATGAGAATTGGAACACCGGTAGCAAGCAACAGCGTCTCAGCCGACCAGCCACTAGGCAACCCACCCGGCGGCGGATGACCCGTGATCACCAGATCAGCATGCAGAGAGTGTAGTTTGGCATCATCGGCATCAATTTCACGGACGATACGGAACTCAAAGCTGATATCCGCCCGCTTCGTGGCTATACTAAAGTTTTTGCTTGCGGCCTCGGACATGGCGATCTCTTTCGCTTTGTGACGTTCGATAAGCCGCCGTATAGCTTCCCTCCCCCTGACATAAGAATCTGCAGGATCTATCTGCCAGCCCGACGGGACAGCGAAGATACCGATGAGATGCGAACCGTGACGAAGAGCCAGCTCCACGGCGTAGCGAGCGCGAGTTGCGCCAGTCCGCGACGGATCCAGGAAGACAACGATGTTCTTGAGAGCCATTGGCTAGTGCACCTCTAATTCGCGGACACGGCTAAGAATACTATTTCAAGACAGACCGATGCGGTGATGCTCATCGCTCTTCCTTCAGGGAGAGGCCGTATCCGGTCATTGAGATGCCCTGAAACAGCGTATCGAAAGCTAGAATGAGTGCGGCCGTCGTCGGCATGGCAAGAAACCATGCACAGAAGATCCAGAACGCGCTGAGTATGGCGACGCACCCGGAAGACAGAATCCATGTTGCGCCGTCCTCCGGCGAAGCTGTCAGGCCTATCCAGATTCGAGCTATTCCGGATGCCACCAAGAAAGTGCTTAAAAAAATCAACGTCGAAATACTTGTGAGGTTCTCGTCCGACGAAAGCGCCACTCCTGCAAGGATGCAAGGTATCCCATTCATCAGCCAGTCGATGTAGATGTCGCCTCTTGCGATCTTTAGAACAACTAAAATCATGATTATGCCACTGAATATGGCTGAACCGCCGCTAAAATGCTCTTGGCCCGGTTGAACCGCGAGGGCGTCGGCAAGGGCAAGAGCGCTGAATGTAGTAAGGATGCCGCCGAGAACCATCAGCCTCAGCCAATCCATCTCGCGACGGAATCTGGCTCGAAACATCCGACGATAGTGCTCAAATGTATCTGATACGTCGCGTTCGTGCGATATCGTCCAAGACCGAACAAATCGCCTGAGCTTGATCAGACCATTCGGGGCCATGATGAACATCCTCGCTTCACGAACCGACGACGACATCGGCGCTATGCGCAGTCTTGGACTTTCTGAACTTCGCTTTGAGCTTTTCGCGCAGAGTCTGGAATGTGACGTACAGCATGGGGATCAGGAAAATCCCGAGCGTGCTGGCAACCGTCATACCGACGAAGACGGGCGTACTGACGTTACGGCGAGCGATCATCGAGGCTCCATCCGCCCAGACGAGCGGGACCAAGCCGAGGATGAATGCGATCGACGTCATCATCACCGCGCGGAAGCGAAGTTTTGCTCCG belongs to Bradyrhizobium sp. SK17 and includes:
- a CDS encoding YeeE/YedE family protein, whose protein sequence is MQQTYLQSLIGGELIGLSAAILLVLNGRIAGVSGMVSGAIQHVSAESISRILFLAGLLFGPLVYRQWFGVWPQIEVTTTLGLMVVGGLLVGFGTRLGSGCTSGHGVCGLARLSPRSFTAVVVFLCTGIATVFVMRKFGIT
- a CDS encoding universal stress protein; its protein translation is MALKNIVVFLDPSRTGATRARYAVELALRHGSHLIGIFAVPSGWQIDPADSYVRGREAIRRLIERHKAKEIAMSEAASKNFSIATKRADISFEFRIVREIDADDAKLHSLHADLVITGHPPPGGLPSGWSAETLLLATGVPILILPDGWKAGTIAERVLLAWNASRQARRAISDSLPLLTAAQLISVVVVDSAKNPLHGEEPGADVAVYLSRHGANVTVEQIDSNGSSIADVISNYADRNNMDLIVLGAYSHARSREIVFGGVTRSLLKSVTIPILISH
- a CDS encoding IS3 family transposase (programmed frameshift), encoding MARKRHTAEEIVAKLRQVDVLMAQGRQVADAVRAIGVTEVTYYRWRNEYGGLKGDQVKRLKELETENNRLRRAVSDLTLDKLILAEAAKGKLLSPSRRRACVDHVTAELDISERRACQVLGQHRSTQRKIPTTPDDEATLTADIIELARQYGRYGYRRITALLRRAGWTVNKKRVERIWRREGLKVPAKQPKRGRLWLNDGSCIRLRPERPNHVWSYDFVADRTHDGKAFRMLCVIDEFSRESLAIRVARRLRATDVIEALCELFVSRGIPTHIRSDNGPEFVAEALRDWIAAVGAKTAYIEPGSPWENGYCESFNGKLRDELLNGEIFYTLKEAQIVIENWRHHYNTVRPHSSLGYRPPAPEALVWPAPKEVVKMQSLN
- a CDS encoding helix-turn-helix transcriptional regulator, translated to MRMVANKPDSIELNIRQAADLMRSLSNPNRLMIACALVEGEQSVSELEDKLGIKQPILSQQLADLREAGVVQARRVLQVRIYSVADAKAGHLIAALHQIFCEDSHLSVPFKIPVRTKASVQAAVFAQVARRSGK
- a CDS encoding YeeE/YedE family protein; the protein is MNLLARNLVSLASGVIFGFGLALSGMLDPARVRGFLDIFGAWDPSLAFVLGGAVAVSSIGYIISRTMTAPALDVAFHLPTTTSIDSPLLIGAGLFGIGWGISGLCPGPAIASLSLGIPATIVFTIAMIAGVAAHDHLFKARQNRQAAQ